A region of Photobacterium sanguinicancri DNA encodes the following proteins:
- the nfuA gene encoding Fe-S biogenesis protein NfuA, with amino-acid sequence MITITENAQQHFGKLLAQQPEGTNIRVFVVNPGTQSAECGVSYCPPEAIEATDTEIKLDLFSAYVDELSLPFLDDAEIDFVTDKMGSQLTLKAPNAKVRKVSDDATLMERVDYVIQTQVNPQLAGHGGNVSLAEITEDGIAILQFGGGCNGCSMVDVTLKEGIEKELLAQFEGELNGVRDITEHARGEHSYY; translated from the coding sequence ATGATCACTATTACTGAAAACGCTCAGCAGCACTTCGGCAAGCTTCTTGCCCAGCAGCCTGAGGGAACAAATATTCGTGTCTTCGTGGTGAACCCAGGCACCCAAAGCGCAGAGTGCGGCGTATCGTACTGCCCACCTGAAGCTATTGAAGCAACCGATACTGAAATTAAGCTAGACCTGTTCTCAGCTTACGTTGATGAGCTAAGCCTACCGTTTCTTGATGACGCGGAAATTGATTTTGTTACTGACAAAATGGGCTCTCAGCTAACACTAAAAGCACCTAACGCAAAAGTGCGTAAAGTGTCTGATGATGCAACGCTAATGGAACGTGTTGATTACGTTATCCAAACGCAAGTAAACCCACAACTTGCAGGTCACGGTGGTAACGTATCACTGGCTGAAATTACTGAAGATGGCATCGCTATCCTACAGTTTGGTGGCGGTTGTAACGGTTGTTCTATGGTTGATGTCACGCTAAAAGAAGGCATCGAAAAAGAGCTACTGGCTCAGTTTGAAGGTGAGCTAAATGGTGTTCGAGATATTACCGAACACGCACGTGGCGAGCACTCTTACTACTAA
- a CDS encoding COX15/CtaA family protein, which yields MANTTYRYLVYATLGLSLIVIILGAYTRLTEAGLGCPDWPGCYGTLTVPQTAEQLAQAQLSYPDAPVEVEKAWNEMIHRYVAGSLGVLILLINIASWQQISRPKKLPICLLIVVCFQAALGMWTVTLNLMPIVVMGHLLGGFTIASLLLLLALRVRQQARQLHALLALPSDSLDAPSPPLASGDDQKLQHAFNELDFEVSRQPILPVDTFEQFNEKIVREQNCQQHAPSDAGLSQYRSPTRLLVMMGVSVLIVVIGQIMLGGWTAANYAAVVCTQLPLCEVNWLAQYDVSAFTPIQPEHESYQFGVLDYSQRVTIHVTHRLGAVVVCGFVGVLIWQLLRYPQYRSLAAILSGVLALQILLGITNVVAHLPLAIAVAHNVVGLGLLLTLVAINYRLALDYRQAKDNPAAHALGTKAWTAEEQHHG from the coding sequence ATGGCGAATACGACGTATCGATATTTAGTGTACGCCACACTGGGATTGTCATTGATCGTGATTATTTTAGGGGCGTATACACGATTGACCGAAGCGGGGCTTGGCTGCCCTGATTGGCCTGGGTGTTATGGCACGTTGACGGTTCCTCAGACTGCGGAACAATTAGCTCAGGCGCAATTGTCCTATCCTGATGCGCCAGTTGAAGTTGAAAAAGCATGGAATGAAATGATCCATCGCTATGTTGCTGGTTCTTTGGGGGTGTTGATCTTGCTGATTAACATTGCCTCTTGGCAACAAATATCCCGCCCTAAAAAACTGCCTATTTGTTTACTCATTGTCGTGTGCTTTCAAGCAGCATTGGGCATGTGGACCGTGACATTAAACCTAATGCCTATCGTTGTGATGGGGCATTTGCTTGGTGGCTTTACGATTGCGTCACTTTTATTGCTGTTGGCTTTGCGAGTGCGACAACAAGCACGGCAGTTACACGCCTTGTTAGCATTGCCTTCTGATTCACTCGATGCGCCCTCACCACCGTTAGCTAGCGGTGATGATCAAAAGTTGCAGCACGCCTTTAATGAATTAGATTTTGAAGTCAGTCGCCAGCCGATTTTGCCTGTTGATACGTTTGAACAATTTAACGAGAAGATTGTACGTGAACAAAACTGTCAGCAGCATGCGCCTTCTGACGCCGGATTGTCACAGTACCGCTCTCCGACAAGGCTACTCGTTATGATGGGCGTTAGTGTGTTGATTGTGGTGATTGGTCAGATCATGTTGGGAGGGTGGACCGCAGCGAACTATGCCGCGGTGGTCTGTACCCAATTGCCGTTGTGCGAAGTCAATTGGTTAGCACAATATGATGTCAGCGCGTTTACGCCTATCCAACCTGAGCACGAAAGCTATCAATTTGGGGTGCTGGATTACTCTCAACGCGTCACTATTCATGTTACGCATCGTTTAGGTGCTGTCGTAGTCTGTGGATTTGTTGGGGTGTTGATTTGGCAACTGCTTCGTTATCCTCAATATCGTAGCTTAGCTGCGATATTGAGCGGAGTATTGGCACTGCAAATACTATTGGGGATCACCAATGTAGTTGCTCATTTACCACTCGCAATAGCTGTTGCCCATAACGTGGTGGGTCTGGGGCTATTACTGACCTTAGTGGCGATTAACTACCGACTGGCGCTGGATTATCGTCAGGCAAAGGACAACCCAGCCGCGCATGCGTTGGGCACGAAAGCATGGACAGCAGAGGAGCAGCATCATGGCTAA
- the dinF gene encoding MATE family efflux transporter DinF — MLAALRDKSLHLQVFALALPMVLSNITVPLLGLVDAAVIGHLDHAWYLGGVAVGGTMINVTFWLLGFLRMATTGLSAQAYGASDKDAQASTFLQGLTLAWLLAAVLLLFHQPVADLIFSFSSASDQVKLYAEQYFSIRIWGAPASLANFVIMGWLLGSQNARAPMWLLIVTNIVNIGLDVLFVLGFGWKVQGAAAASVIADYSGMALGLWFVSRQWIAQALPAVREKIGAVREGLGRLLKLNRDIFLRSLCLQLTFTFMTFYGATLGDNTVAANAVLMSFLMLVSYAMDGFAYAMEALVGKAIGARNRDELGRYLVGTTFWSLMVSLILTLMFTVFGSNIVALISNIPAVQQEAAIYLPWLAAVPLVSMWCFLLDGIFIGATRGKEMRNSMFVATCSFFAIWWLLMDYDNHALWGAMLGFMAMRGIGLAVLFTYQWKKNIFLETANANK; from the coding sequence GTGCTCGCAGCCCTTAGGGATAAATCCCTCCACCTTCAAGTTTTTGCCTTGGCCTTGCCTATGGTGCTGTCAAACATCACGGTGCCGTTGTTGGGGCTGGTGGATGCGGCAGTGATTGGCCATCTCGATCATGCTTGGTATCTCGGTGGTGTCGCGGTTGGTGGCACCATGATTAATGTCACCTTTTGGCTATTAGGCTTTTTGCGGATGGCCACCACAGGCCTGAGCGCCCAAGCGTATGGCGCGAGCGACAAAGATGCCCAAGCCAGTACCTTCTTACAAGGTTTGACCCTCGCGTGGTTATTGGCTGCGGTACTGCTGTTATTCCATCAGCCTGTTGCTGACCTTATTTTTTCCTTCAGTAGCGCCAGTGACCAAGTCAAACTCTACGCTGAGCAATATTTCTCTATTCGTATTTGGGGCGCGCCCGCCTCGCTTGCTAATTTTGTCATCATGGGGTGGTTGCTCGGTAGCCAGAATGCCCGCGCTCCGATGTGGCTCTTGATTGTCACCAATATCGTTAATATTGGGCTAGATGTTTTGTTTGTACTTGGCTTTGGTTGGAAAGTGCAGGGGGCCGCGGCCGCCTCCGTCATTGCTGATTACAGTGGCATGGCGTTGGGATTATGGTTTGTCTCTCGTCAATGGATTGCTCAAGCATTGCCCGCCGTTCGTGAAAAGATCGGTGCAGTACGTGAAGGATTGGGGCGCTTACTTAAGCTGAATCGCGATATTTTTCTGCGTAGCTTGTGCTTGCAGCTTACCTTCACCTTTATGACGTTCTACGGGGCAACATTAGGGGATAATACGGTGGCGGCTAATGCGGTACTGATGAGTTTTCTGATGTTGGTGTCGTATGCGATGGATGGGTTTGCCTATGCGATGGAAGCTCTTGTCGGTAAAGCGATAGGTGCGCGTAACCGTGACGAGTTAGGCCGTTATTTGGTCGGGACAACGTTTTGGAGTTTGATGGTCTCGCTTATCTTAACCTTGATGTTTACGGTATTTGGTTCAAATATCGTGGCACTTATTTCAAATATCCCTGCGGTGCAGCAAGAGGCCGCTATTTATTTACCATGGTTAGCGGCGGTGCCGCTGGTGTCGATGTGGTGTTTTTTGCTTGATGGTATCTTCATTGGTGCGACCCGAGGCAAAGAGATGCGAAACAGCATGTTTGTGGCTACCTGTAGTTTCTTTGCGATTTGGTGGTTGCTGATGGATTATGACAATCATGCACTATGGGGGGCAATGCTTGGTTTTATGGCCATGCGCGGAATTGGCTTAGCTGTGCTTTTTACGTATCAATGGAAGAAAAATATTTTTCTGGAAACCGCTAATGCCAACAAGTAG
- the bioH gene encoding pimeloyl-ACP methyl ester esterase BioH, with protein sequence MTTKLHWQIEGQGSDLVLIHGWGMNGAVWQQILPLLTPYFRVHCVDLPGYGHSGGIDGASIEEMAHLLLEYSPSAATWVGWSLGGLVATQAALLAPERVSRLVTVASSPKFAADKATSWRGIQPQVLTDFQQQLSDDFRLTVERFMALQAMGSPTARQDIKLLKQAVLSRPQPNQAALSAGLTQLAEVDLRDQLVRIQQPWLRMYGRLDGLVPVKVAQELDELAPRSQRQVFASASHAPFISHPAEFTQALRLFLEQHDD encoded by the coding sequence ATGACAACCAAGCTACATTGGCAAATTGAAGGCCAAGGTTCGGATCTAGTTCTCATTCATGGTTGGGGCATGAATGGGGCGGTATGGCAGCAGATATTACCGCTGCTAACACCTTATTTTCGAGTGCATTGTGTTGATTTACCCGGCTATGGCCATAGTGGTGGTATTGACGGGGCTTCTATTGAAGAGATGGCACATCTGTTGCTTGAATATTCACCATCGGCTGCAACATGGGTCGGATGGTCGTTAGGAGGATTAGTCGCAACACAGGCTGCATTACTTGCACCTGAGCGCGTTAGCCGATTAGTGACCGTTGCGAGCTCTCCTAAATTTGCGGCTGATAAGGCAACATCGTGGCGAGGCATTCAGCCTCAAGTACTGACTGATTTTCAGCAACAACTGAGTGATGATTTCCGTTTGACCGTTGAGCGTTTTATGGCCTTACAAGCGATGGGCAGCCCGACGGCACGGCAAGATATTAAGTTGCTCAAACAAGCCGTATTATCACGCCCTCAGCCAAACCAAGCTGCACTTAGTGCAGGTTTAACGCAGTTAGCCGAGGTAGATTTACGTGATCAACTCGTACGTATTCAACAGCCTTGGCTAAGAATGTATGGGCGATTAGATGGTTTGGTGCCAGTGAAAGTTGCGCAGGAATTAGATGAATTAGCCCCGCGTTCTCAACGGCAAGTCTTTGCCAGTGCGTCGCATGCGCCGTTTATTTCTCACCCTGCGGAGTTTACGCAAGCATTGCGTCTTTTTTTGGAACAGCACGATGATTGA
- a CDS encoding Tex family protein, with protein MNNAINQMIANELSVRVEQVTAAVTLLDDGNTVPFIARYRKEVTNGLDDTQLRNLESRLGYLRELDDRRKVILKSITEQGKLTSQLEAEILSADSKTRLEDLYLPYKQKRRTKGQIAIEAGLEPLADTLWQQPNHEPEATAAQYISADKGIADTKAALDGARAILMERFAEDAALLDKVRRHLQTQAELTARVIDGKEHEGAKFKDYFEHNELLKNVPSHRALAMFRGRNEGFLQLSLNADPAQDEGVRGSYCEVIIANHYGVTLGNQPADTWRKQVISWAWRIKILMHMETELMSALREKAEDGAMQVFADNLNDLLMAAPAGPRATLALDPGLRTGCKVAVIDATGKLLDFATIYPHQPQRQVAQSEATVLSLITKHKVDLIAIGNGTASRETDAFVAKLLKDNNLKVQSVMVSEAGASVYSASEFAANEFPDLDVSIRGAVSIGRRLQDPLAELVKIDPKAIGVGQYQHDVSQSMLAKRLDAVVEDCVNAVGVDVNMASAALLTRVAGLSKTMAQNVVDYRDENGRFESRTALKKVARLGPKAFEQCAGFLRIMNGKNPLDSSAVHPESYAVIKTIAANNSKPIDAIIGNTEFLRTLKAADYTDEKFGLPTVTDIISELDKPGRDPRPEFKTATFAEGVHEVKDLIPGMVLEGVITNVTNFGAFVDVGVHQDGLVHISALSDKFVADPREVVKAGDVVKVKVMEVDLQRKRIAMTMRMSDEPGQEKPARKPQGQAPQGQPRSATNHNKHANNNARNQDNSGGAMGGAFAAAFAKAKK; from the coding sequence ATGAACAACGCTATCAACCAGATGATTGCCAACGAACTCAGCGTTCGCGTAGAGCAAGTCACAGCCGCAGTCACTCTGTTAGATGACGGTAATACGGTTCCCTTTATTGCCCGCTACCGCAAGGAAGTCACCAACGGGCTGGATGATACCCAGCTTCGTAACCTCGAATCACGCCTCGGCTACTTACGTGAATTAGATGATCGCCGCAAAGTGATTTTGAAATCAATCACCGAGCAAGGAAAACTCACCAGTCAACTTGAAGCGGAAATTTTATCGGCTGACAGCAAAACCCGCCTTGAAGATCTGTATCTACCTTACAAACAAAAACGTCGAACTAAAGGTCAGATTGCGATTGAAGCTGGCTTAGAGCCACTGGCAGACACTCTATGGCAGCAACCTAACCATGAACCAGAAGCCACCGCAGCGCAGTACATCAGCGCAGATAAAGGCATAGCCGATACGAAAGCCGCGCTTGATGGGGCTCGTGCTATTTTAATGGAACGCTTTGCCGAAGATGCGGCACTGCTGGATAAAGTACGTCGCCACTTGCAAACCCAAGCAGAGCTGACCGCGCGCGTAATTGACGGAAAAGAGCACGAAGGTGCCAAGTTCAAAGACTACTTTGAGCACAACGAATTACTGAAAAACGTCCCATCCCACCGTGCCCTTGCTATGTTCCGTGGTCGTAACGAAGGCTTTTTACAGCTATCACTTAATGCCGACCCAGCCCAAGATGAAGGCGTACGCGGTTCATACTGTGAAGTAATTATTGCCAACCACTATGGCGTGACCCTTGGCAATCAACCTGCCGATACTTGGCGTAAGCAAGTGATCAGTTGGGCATGGCGTATCAAAATTTTGATGCACATGGAAACGGAACTCATGAGTGCGCTACGTGAAAAAGCCGAAGACGGCGCGATGCAAGTCTTCGCCGATAACCTTAACGATTTGTTGATGGCGGCACCTGCTGGTCCTCGTGCCACCTTGGCACTTGACCCTGGTTTACGTACGGGTTGTAAAGTGGCAGTGATTGATGCAACGGGTAAATTACTGGACTTCGCAACCATTTATCCACACCAACCACAACGCCAAGTCGCCCAATCGGAAGCGACCGTATTAAGCTTGATCACCAAACATAAGGTTGATTTGATCGCCATTGGTAACGGTACTGCTTCACGTGAAACAGATGCCTTTGTCGCGAAACTACTAAAAGATAACAATCTTAAAGTACAAAGTGTGATGGTCAGTGAGGCAGGTGCATCGGTGTATTCAGCTTCTGAATTTGCCGCCAACGAATTCCCCGATTTAGATGTCTCCATTCGTGGTGCCGTTTCTATCGGTCGTCGTCTCCAAGACCCACTAGCAGAGCTAGTGAAGATCGATCCAAAAGCCATCGGTGTTGGCCAATACCAGCATGATGTTAGCCAGAGCATGCTGGCAAAACGTCTGGATGCGGTAGTGGAAGACTGTGTAAATGCCGTTGGCGTCGATGTAAACATGGCTTCAGCAGCACTCTTAACGCGAGTGGCTGGTTTAAGTAAAACCATGGCACAAAACGTGGTGGACTACCGCGATGAAAATGGTCGATTTGAAAGCCGTACCGCATTGAAAAAAGTGGCACGTTTAGGGCCAAAAGCCTTTGAACAATGTGCGGGCTTCTTGCGTATTATGAATGGTAAAAACCCACTCGATAGCTCGGCGGTTCACCCTGAGTCTTACGCTGTGATCAAAACCATTGCTGCGAATAACAGCAAGCCTATCGATGCGATCATCGGTAATACCGAGTTCCTACGCACCCTTAAAGCGGCGGATTACACTGATGAAAAATTTGGTCTACCCACAGTAACGGACATTATCAGTGAGCTTGATAAACCAGGCCGCGATCCACGCCCTGAGTTTAAAACTGCCACCTTTGCGGAAGGCGTTCACGAAGTCAAAGACTTGATTCCAGGTATGGTACTGGAAGGCGTGATCACCAACGTGACCAACTTTGGCGCCTTTGTGGATGTGGGTGTTCACCAAGATGGTCTTGTCCATATCTCTGCTCTATCTGACAAGTTTGTCGCTGATCCACGTGAAGTGGTGAAAGCCGGTGACGTAGTCAAAGTGAAAGTGATGGAAGTGGATTTGCAGCGTAAGCGTATCGCTATGACCATGCGAATGAGCGACGAACCCGGCCAAGAGAAGCCAGCACGTAAACCACAAGGCCAAGCGCCTCAAGGTCAACCGCGCTCAGCGACGAACCATAACAAACACGCCAATAATAACGCTCGCAACCAAGATAATAGTGGTGGTGCGATGGGTGGCGCTTTTGCAGCAGCCTTTGCTAAAGCGAAAAAATAA
- the ompR gene encoding osmolarity response regulator transcription factor OmpR, whose protein sequence is MQENYKILVVDDDMRLRALLERYLSEQGFQVRSVANGEQMDRLLSRETFHLMVLDLMLPGEDGLSICRRLRNANNMLPILMLTAKGDEVDRIVGLEVGADDYLPKPFNPRELLARIRAVLRRQTIEAPGAPSVDSKVIEFGEFRLNLGTREMFRGEESMPLTSGEFAVLKALVTNAREPMSRDKLMNMARGREYSAMERSIDVQISRLRRMVEEDPSRPRYIQTVWGLGYVFVPDGNEA, encoded by the coding sequence ATGCAGGAAAATTATAAAATTCTAGTTGTTGATGATGATATGCGTTTGCGTGCGTTGTTGGAACGCTACCTATCAGAGCAAGGTTTTCAGGTTCGCAGTGTCGCTAATGGCGAGCAGATGGATCGTCTGTTATCGCGCGAAACATTCCACTTGATGGTATTAGATTTAATGCTGCCAGGTGAAGATGGCTTGTCTATTTGTCGTCGTTTACGTAACGCCAATAACATGTTGCCTATTTTGATGCTGACGGCAAAAGGCGATGAAGTCGATCGTATTGTTGGCTTGGAAGTGGGCGCCGATGATTACTTGCCTAAGCCGTTTAACCCACGCGAGTTACTGGCTCGTATTCGTGCGGTTTTGCGTCGTCAAACGATTGAAGCACCGGGCGCACCGAGTGTGGACAGTAAAGTGATCGAATTTGGTGAGTTCCGCTTGAACTTAGGCACACGCGAAATGTTCCGTGGCGAAGAGTCTATGCCACTGACCTCGGGTGAGTTCGCTGTCTTGAAAGCATTGGTGACCAATGCTCGCGAGCCAATGTCGCGTGATAAGTTAATGAATATGGCACGTGGCCGTGAATACTCTGCGATGGAGCGTTCAATCGATGTTCAAATTTCACGCTTGCGACGTATGGTTGAAGAAGATCCAAGTCGCCCTCGTTACATACAAACGGTATGGGGCTTGGGCTATGTATTCGTACCGGATGGTAACGAGGCATAA
- the cyoE gene encoding heme o synthase codes for MAKSQVFTSPRSHAASSAKPALWQDYLTMTKPKVVAMLLLTALVGMCLAVTGIPPLKAVILGLAGIGFQSAAAAAFNHVLDRRFDAKMARTYHRPLAKGRIETHKAIAFAVVLMAVGFALLWQLNALTAWLTMASLVGYALVYTVWLKHATPQNIVIGGLAGAAPPLLGWTAVTGQLDPHALLLVMLVFTWTPPHFWALAIHRRDDYAKAGIPMLPVTHGIAFTKTMVLLYTFMLFAVGVLPWLTGMSGMLYLVGSSLLNLGFIGYAWKLKFADSEGHAWATFKYSIWHLLALFVVLLADHWLVAWLG; via the coding sequence ATGGCTAAGTCACAAGTATTTACCTCGCCCCGATCGCACGCGGCATCATCGGCAAAGCCAGCGTTATGGCAAGACTATCTCACTATGACCAAGCCCAAAGTGGTGGCTATGCTGCTATTAACCGCTTTGGTTGGGATGTGTTTAGCAGTTACCGGTATTCCTCCACTGAAGGCGGTTATTTTGGGTTTGGCGGGGATTGGCTTTCAGTCTGCTGCGGCCGCGGCGTTTAACCATGTCTTGGATCGTCGGTTTGATGCCAAAATGGCACGAACTTATCATCGCCCGTTGGCGAAAGGACGCATTGAAACACATAAAGCCATCGCCTTTGCGGTGGTGTTGATGGCGGTCGGTTTTGCGTTGCTATGGCAGCTCAATGCGTTGACAGCATGGCTGACCATGGCCAGTTTAGTGGGCTATGCCTTGGTGTATACCGTGTGGTTGAAACACGCTACGCCTCAAAACATTGTCATCGGTGGTTTAGCGGGCGCTGCACCACCACTGTTAGGGTGGACCGCAGTAACAGGTCAGCTAGACCCGCATGCACTTTTGTTAGTGATGTTGGTCTTTACCTGGACGCCGCCTCACTTTTGGGCGTTAGCTATCCATCGACGAGATGATTACGCCAAAGCTGGGATCCCCATGTTGCCGGTGACCCATGGTATCGCCTTTACTAAAACCATGGTGCTGCTCTATACCTTCATGCTGTTTGCCGTGGGAGTTCTACCTTGGCTCACTGGGATGAGTGGCATGCTATACCTTGTTGGCAGTAGCCTATTGAACCTAGGGTTTATCGGGTATGCGTGGAAACTGAAATTTGCTGACAGTGAAGGGCATGCGTGGGCGACGTTTAAATATTCTATCTGGCATTTATTGGCCTTGTTTGTGGTGCTGCTGGCTGATCACTGGTTAGTGGCGTGGCTTGGTTAA
- a CDS encoding ComF family protein, which translates to MLSASRFRSILDWTNQRCQLCHQPLSTQEQVWCQHCIEHFPQPPYCRRCGATTLTDVEQCGACLSSPPPWQRLIRLGEYQPPLRQCVQRYKFSGKFWLAHPLGKHLAAKINNPAPVLLPVPLHPLRRWQRGFNQSTALAWSIAACTDSQVVPHGFRRIRHTPVQKQLSRHQRQQNLRGAFELTLKNLPCHIAIVDDVVTTGSTVAELTKILKTNGVQTIDIYCICYTPMPM; encoded by the coding sequence ATGTTATCGGCTTCGCGATTTAGATCAATACTCGATTGGACCAACCAGCGCTGCCAGTTATGCCACCAACCATTATCAACTCAAGAACAAGTCTGGTGCCAACACTGTATAGAACACTTCCCACAACCGCCCTATTGTCGGCGCTGTGGTGCCACTACTTTAACCGATGTTGAACAATGCGGAGCCTGTTTATCATCACCACCACCGTGGCAACGCCTTATCCGATTGGGAGAGTACCAACCACCATTACGTCAGTGTGTGCAACGCTATAAATTCAGCGGCAAGTTTTGGTTGGCTCATCCATTAGGCAAACACCTTGCAGCCAAAATTAATAATCCAGCTCCTGTGTTACTGCCCGTCCCTTTACACCCACTGCGTCGCTGGCAACGCGGCTTTAATCAAAGCACCGCATTGGCATGGTCGATTGCCGCATGTACCGACAGCCAAGTAGTACCGCATGGTTTTCGCCGTATACGCCACACTCCAGTACAAAAACAGCTTTCTCGCCATCAGCGTCAGCAAAATTTGCGGGGTGCATTTGAACTGACATTAAAAAATTTACCCTGCCATATCGCGATTGTTGATGATGTAGTGACCACGGGCAGTACGGTTGCAGAGCTAACTAAGATACTGAAAACAAATGGTGTACAAACAATCGACATCTATTGTATTTGCTATACGCCGATGCCTATGTGA
- the greB gene encoding transcription elongation factor GreB, whose protein sequence is MKTNLITREGYDKLKSELEFLWYEERPEVTKKVTWAASLGDRSENADYQYNKKRLREIDRRVRFLRKRLEVVKVIDYSPQQDGKVFFGAFVEIENEAGDSKAFRIVGPDEIYGRNDYISIDSPMARAMLKKEVDEEFEVVTPQGRKLWFVNSIRYC, encoded by the coding sequence ATGAAAACCAATCTCATCACCCGTGAGGGCTATGACAAACTCAAAAGTGAACTTGAGTTTTTATGGTACGAAGAACGCCCTGAAGTCACAAAAAAAGTAACATGGGCCGCTAGCCTTGGCGATCGCAGTGAAAATGCAGATTATCAATACAATAAAAAACGCCTGCGCGAAATTGACCGTCGGGTACGCTTTCTGCGTAAACGATTGGAAGTCGTTAAAGTGATCGACTATTCCCCTCAGCAGGATGGCAAAGTTTTCTTTGGTGCGTTTGTTGAAATAGAAAATGAAGCGGGAGACAGTAAAGCCTTCCGCATTGTCGGCCCAGATGAAATTTATGGCCGTAACGACTATATTTCGATCGACTCTCCCATGGCACGTGCCATGTTGAAAAAAGAAGTCGATGAAGAATTTGAAGTGGTGACCCCGCAAGGACGAAAGCTGTGGTTTGTAAATAGCATCCGCTACTGTTAG
- a CDS encoding 3D domain-containing protein: MNSRFLVVLLALASFIFAPQVLAGTQSKTLNVTATAYNSVRAQTNANPSIAAWGDRLKPGMKAIAVSRDLLNMGIKHGTKVKISGLPGEYVVLDKMNKRWSRKIDIYMGKDIQAARNWGRRKVTITWAG, from the coding sequence ATGAATAGTCGGTTTTTGGTTGTATTACTGGCACTGGCCAGCTTTATTTTTGCGCCCCAAGTATTAGCTGGCACACAAAGTAAAACCTTGAATGTTACTGCTACCGCATATAATTCGGTACGTGCACAAACCAATGCAAACCCCAGTATTGCGGCTTGGGGAGATCGTTTGAAGCCGGGGATGAAAGCCATTGCCGTTTCGCGAGATTTGCTCAACATGGGAATTAAGCACGGCACTAAAGTGAAGATATCCGGTTTACCTGGTGAGTATGTGGTGCTGGATAAAATGAATAAGCGTTGGTCGCGTAAGATTGATATCTACATGGGAAAAGATATTCAAGCGGCCAGGAATTGGGGGCGTCGAAAAGTGACGATCACCTGGGCGGGTTAA